Proteins encoded by one window of Cuniculiplasma divulgatum:
- a CDS encoding IS630 family transposase: protein MNSTLLKKLSEDLKRGDTDIWSLDECHFYQHGTTLAMWIPPEDKDPTVLQYPTRKGVSVFGAVNIRTGEFVGMMSNVFNAITFSRFLTVLMKRGKGKKMQIILDNARYHHAKLILPWLEEHKDQLFLDFLPPYSPKLNPIERVWKLLKKLRLHNQYFPDLKGVIRVVAKQFLLWNGENGTLRTLCYME from the coding sequence ATGAACAGTACGCTTTTAAAAAAACTCTCTGAGGATCTGAAGAGAGGCGATACGGATATATGGTCACTGGATGAATGCCATTTCTACCAGCATGGAACCACCCTGGCCATGTGGATACCACCTGAAGACAAGGATCCAACAGTATTACAGTATCCCACAAGGAAAGGTGTCAGCGTATTCGGTGCAGTGAACATCAGGACGGGAGAATTCGTTGGCATGATGTCTAATGTATTCAACGCCATAACTTTCAGCAGATTTCTTACCGTCCTGATGAAAAGGGGGAAGGGAAAGAAGATGCAGATCATCCTGGACAACGCCAGGTACCATCATGCAAAGTTGATCCTTCCATGGCTGGAGGAACACAAAGATCAGCTGTTCCTTGACTTTCTACCACCATACTCACCGAAACTGAATCCCATAGAGAGGGTTTGGAAGCTCCTGAAAAAATTGAGGTTACATAACCAGTATTTTCCTGACCTGAAAGGAGTTATAAGAGTGGTTGCAAAACAGTTCCTGTTATGGAATGGGGAGAATGGAACCCTCAGAACACTATGCTACATGGAATGA